The Desulfomicrobium orale DSM 12838 genome includes a window with the following:
- a CDS encoding PFL family protein: MLNDREVLSTLSMIKNENLDVRTVTLGVSLLDCASHDLSRFTAAIHERITTLGRDLVAVCDEVGERFGIPVVNKRISVSPIAVAAAPFDSRGMVEVARTLDQAARDVRVDFIGGFGALVEKGMAKGDLALIEAIPEALSVTERLCSSVNVATTRAGINMDAVALMGRTIKAAAEKTKDRDGLGCAKLVVFANIPEDVPFMAGAYLGVGEAGSAINVGVSGPGVVKKAIDRAVQDNPGAHLGELSEVIKRTAYKVTRVGEIIGREVARLLGVNFGIVDLSLAPTPKVGDSVGEIFQSLGLGSIGVPGTTAALAMLNDAVKKGGAFASSRVGGLSGAFIPVSEDLNIAEAAASGALPLEKLEAMTAVCSVGLDMIALPGDTTAETLAGIIADEMAIGVINKKTTAARLIPVPDKAAGDKVHFGGLLGETEIIPVRGNGVSAGFVNRGGSIPAPLQALIN, encoded by the coding sequence ACGACCTGTCCCGGTTCACGGCGGCCATCCATGAACGTATCACCACTCTGGGCCGGGATCTGGTGGCGGTATGCGACGAGGTGGGGGAACGCTTCGGCATCCCCGTGGTGAACAAGCGCATTTCCGTCAGCCCCATCGCCGTGGCCGCCGCGCCCTTTGACAGCCGGGGCATGGTGGAAGTGGCCAGGACTCTGGATCAGGCCGCCAGAGACGTGCGGGTCGATTTCATCGGCGGCTTCGGTGCCCTGGTGGAAAAAGGCATGGCCAAGGGCGATCTGGCCCTCATCGAAGCCATCCCCGAGGCCCTGAGCGTGACGGAGCGCCTGTGCTCGTCGGTCAATGTGGCCACCACCCGCGCGGGCATCAACATGGACGCCGTGGCCCTCATGGGCCGGACCATCAAGGCCGCCGCCGAAAAAACCAAAGACCGCGACGGTCTGGGCTGCGCCAAGCTGGTGGTCTTCGCCAATATCCCGGAAGACGTACCCTTCATGGCCGGAGCGTATCTGGGCGTGGGAGAGGCGGGCTCCGCCATCAATGTCGGCGTCAGCGGCCCCGGAGTAGTCAAAAAAGCCATCGACCGGGCGGTGCAGGACAACCCCGGCGCGCATCTGGGCGAACTCTCGGAAGTCATCAAGCGCACGGCCTACAAGGTCACCCGCGTGGGCGAAATCATCGGCCGGGAAGTGGCCCGGCTCCTGGGCGTGAACTTCGGCATCGTCGATCTGTCCCTGGCCCCGACGCCCAAGGTGGGGGACAGTGTGGGTGAAATCTTCCAGTCCCTGGGCCTGGGCTCCATCGGTGTTCCGGGCACCACGGCGGCCCTGGCCATGTTGAACGACGCCGTGAAAAAAGGCGGCGCCTTCGCCAGCTCCCGCGTGGGGGGCTTAAGCGGCGCCTTCATCCCCGTCAGCGAGGACCTGAACATCGCCGAAGCCGCGGCATCGGGCGCCCTGCCCCTGGAGAAGCTCGAAGCCATGACCGCCGTCTGCTCCGTGGGGCTGGACATGATCGCCCTGCCCGGCGACACCACGGCCGAAACCCTGGCCGGGATCATCGCCGACGAAATGGCCATCGGCGTCATTAACAAGAAAACCACCGCCGCGCGGCTTATACCCGTTCCGGACAAGGCGGCCGGAGACAAAGTGCATTTCGGCGGCCTGCTGGGCGAGACGGAAATCATCCCCGTACGCGGCAACGGCGTTTCCGCCGGTTTCGTGAACCGGGGCGGTTCCATTCCCGCGCCGCTTCAGGCGCTCATCAACTGA